One window of the Dendropsophus ebraccatus isolate aDenEbr1 chromosome 12, aDenEbr1.pat, whole genome shotgun sequence genome contains the following:
- the LOC138769126 gene encoding neuronal pentraxin-1-like, giving the protein MKFFSLFVLFYALLVKTCLGEYSLPKFVCTPMPLDMDCQPNMQRHSAGGGGHWVGMQEEAKETILHLRETVVHQKETILDQRETIRELTVKLSRCEGYPHNRGHEEGFGHSTEHGQEREHGHEETFGHESAHGHESTHGHESGHGHENGHTHENEHGHENGHGHENGHGHEREHGHEREHGHKREHGHEWEEGHEREHGNKREHGHEWEERHERDYGHEREHGHEREHGHDREYPHGYDDIHGHVRDHEYHHLTHREYREQPAHDSHYRKPSAPPNTMEDPPEVTSPSAPQMERMLESLKDRLEHIQRNRNSTLFSTSLRDTLQKKISILEHQLHEKQNTTEHNDKDHEDPARHKMDGALHGNEKGHKADKKSNDFRVSFPLRTSYMYAKVKRTLHHEIFAFTICLWMKSNSSPGVGTPFSYSVPGQANEVVLIEWGNNPMELLINDKAATLPLAINDAKWHHVCVTWSSRDGLWESYLDGVRRGNGDSLAPWHPIKPGGVFVLGQEQDTLGGRFDATQAFVGEISDFNMWSHILTPGEIYKMATCAAHSTGDVIEWTESSMELHGGVTKLPFNSCH; this is encoded by the exons ATGAAGTTTTTCTCACTTTTTGTGCTATTCTATGCCCTTCTGGTAAAAACTTGCTTGGGGGAATATTCTCTTCCAAAATTTGTTTGCACCCCAATGCCTTTAGATATGGACTGCCAGCCAAATATGCAGCGTCATAGTGCAGGTGGTGGGGGGCACTGGGTGGGCATGCAAGAAGAAGCAAAGGAAACCATTCTACATCTCCGTGAAACCGTTGTTCACCAGAAGGAAACGATCTTAGATCAGAGAGAGACCATCAGAGAGCTAACTGTGAAACTTAGCCGTTGTGAAGGCTACCCTCACAATAGAGGACATGAAGAAGGCTTTGGTCATTCTACCGAGCATGGACAAGAAAGAGAACATGGGCATGAGGAAACTTTTGGACATGAGAGTGCACATGGGCATGAGAGTACACATGGACATGAAAGTGGACATGGACATGAAAATGGACACACACATGAAAATGAACATGGACACGAAAATGGACATGGACACGAAAATGGACATGGGCACGAAAGAGAACATGGGCACGAAAGAGAACATGGGCACAAGAGGGAACATGGTCATGAGTGGGAAGAGGGGCATGAGAGAGAACATGGAAACAAAAGAGAACATGGACATGAATGGGAAGAGAGGCATGAAAGAGACTATGGACATGAACGGGAGCATGGACATGAACGAGAACATGGCCATGACAGAGAGTATCCTCATGGTTATGATGATATACATGGACATGTCAGAGATCATGAATATCATCATCTCACCCATCGGGAATACAGGGAACAGCCAGCACATGACTCACATTATCGCAAACCAAGTGCTCCACCAAATACAATGGAAGACCCCCCAGAGGTCACTTCACCTAGTGCTCCCCAAATGGAAAGAATGCTGGAATCATTGAAGGACAGACTGGAACATATACAG AGAAACAGAAACTCCACTCTTTTTTCAACATCTTTAAGAGACACCCTCCAAAAGAAGATCAGCATCTTGGAGCACCAGCTCcatgaaaaacaaaacacaacagaaCACAATGATAAAGACCACGAAGACCCTGCAAGACACAAGATGGATGGTGCGCTACATGGAAatgaaaaag GACATAAAGCAGACAAGAAGTCTAATGATTTCAGAGTCAGCTTTCCTCTCAGAACAAGTTATATGTATGCCAAGGTCAAAAGGACGCTTCACCACGAAATATTTGCATTCACCATCTGCTTGTGGATGAAGTCTAATTCATCCCCGGGTGTGGGCACACCTTTCTCCTATTCTGTTCCAGGCCAGGCCAATGAAGTTGTGTTGATTGAGTGGGGAAACAACCCCATGGAATTGCTTATTAATGACAAG GCTGCAACGTTACCTCTGGCTAtcaatgatgctaaatggcaccaTGTTTGTGTCACCTGGTCTTCCAGGGATGGATTGTGGGAGTCATATCTGGATGGTGTAAGGCGTGGAAATGGTGACAGCTTGGCACCTTGGCACCCAATAAAACCTGGTGGAGTATTTGTTCTGGGACAAGAGCAG GACACTTTAGGCGGAAGGTTTGATGCTACACAAGCCTTTGTGGGAGAAATTTCTGACTTTAACATGTGGAGCCACATCTTAACTCCTGGTGAGATTTACAAGATGGCAACCTGTGCTGCCCATTCTACTGGTGATGTCATAGAGTGGACTGAGTCATCCATGGAGCTCCACGGCGGTGTTACCAAACTCCCCTTCAACTCTTGTCATTGA